A window of Xylophilus sp. GW821-FHT01B05 contains these coding sequences:
- a CDS encoding MlaD family protein, translating to MENKSHAFAAGLFVLVVTGLLVLLAFWLTRDSGSYKTYELSTKDTVTGLQLQAPVRYKGVPVGKVTQIGFDREAAGNVLVRIAVEDGTPLTPTTFGTLAYQGITGLAFILLDDDGQALPAPPAGSDGVPRLPVKPSQLGKLTESAPAILAQVEEAGRRLNTLLSDENQQRFSSTLSGLSLASNNIARLTSHLDSTLTDRVDPVLAGMPRVMGDAGVTLRSLQAAAQNVSSAATEIGTAAGRLNEKDGPLDRLAQGTGALSHTVDQFGATTLPRLNRVGDDASRAVRQLGRTVTNINDNPQSLLFGNGAARPGPGEPGFAAPGGTR from the coding sequence ATGGAAAACAAATCCCATGCCTTCGCCGCCGGCCTGTTCGTGCTGGTGGTCACCGGGCTGCTGGTGCTGCTGGCCTTCTGGCTCACGCGCGACAGCGGCAGCTACAAGACCTACGAACTCTCCACCAAGGACACCGTCACCGGCCTGCAACTGCAGGCGCCGGTGCGCTACAAGGGTGTGCCGGTGGGCAAGGTCACGCAAATAGGCTTCGACCGCGAGGCCGCCGGCAACGTGCTGGTGCGCATCGCGGTGGAAGACGGCACGCCGCTCACGCCCACCACCTTCGGCACCCTGGCCTACCAGGGCATCACCGGCCTGGCCTTCATCCTGCTGGACGACGACGGCCAGGCGCTGCCGGCCCCGCCAGCGGGCAGCGACGGCGTGCCGCGCCTGCCGGTCAAGCCCTCGCAACTGGGCAAGCTGACGGAGAGCGCGCCGGCCATCCTGGCGCAGGTCGAAGAAGCCGGTCGCCGGCTGAACACGCTGCTGTCGGACGAGAACCAGCAGCGCTTCTCCAGCACGCTCAGCGGCTTGTCGCTGGCCTCGAACAACATCGCGCGCCTGACCTCGCACCTGGACAGCACCCTGACCGACCGCGTCGACCCGGTGCTGGCCGGCATGCCGCGCGTCATGGGCGACGCCGGCGTCACGCTGCGCTCCTTGCAGGCTGCGGCGCAAAACGTCTCCAGCGCCGCGACAGAGATCGGCACCGCCGCCGGCCGCCTCAACGAGAAAGACGGCCCACTCGACCGCCTGGCGCAAGGCACCGGCGCGCTCAGCCACACCGTCGACCAATTCGGCGCCACCACGCTGCCGCGCCTGAACCGCGTCGGCGACGACGCCTCGCGCGCCGTGCGCCAACTGGGCCGCACCGTCACCAACATCAACGACAACCCGCAGTCGCTGCTCTTTGGCAACGGCGCCGCCCGCCCCGGCCCGGGCGAACCCGGCTTTGCCGCCCCCGGAGGAACCCGATGA
- a CDS encoding ABC-type transport auxiliary lipoprotein family protein has product MKTPASFAIESVAINRGHSWAWGRFGSVFLLAAALAGCSALPDRPTRPVLYDFGPGQVAPQPQTREANLPPLALADIDTSGLLDSAAVMYRLAYADAQQLQPYALARWTLPPSQLVSQRLRQRLGERRAVLDVDDSASLKRVDGKLPNILRLQLEEFSQIFDSPSQSSGVVRLRATLVENTPEGDRLIAQRLVLARQPAPTADAAGGAKALVAATDDAAQQISDWLAQAATP; this is encoded by the coding sequence ATGAAAACGCCTGCTTCTTTTGCTATTGAATCGGTAGCTATTAACCGGGGCCATTCCTGGGCTTGGGGCCGATTTGGCTCTGTATTCCTGCTGGCCGCAGCGCTGGCCGGCTGCTCGGCCCTGCCGGACCGGCCCACGCGCCCGGTGCTCTACGACTTCGGCCCCGGCCAGGTCGCGCCGCAGCCGCAGACCCGCGAGGCCAACCTGCCGCCCCTGGCGCTGGCCGACATCGACACCAGCGGCCTGCTAGACAGCGCCGCCGTCATGTACCGCCTGGCCTACGCCGACGCCCAGCAGCTGCAGCCCTATGCACTGGCGCGCTGGACCCTGCCGCCCTCGCAACTGGTCAGCCAGCGCCTGCGCCAGCGCCTGGGCGAGCGCCGCGCCGTGCTCGACGTGGACGACAGCGCTTCGCTCAAACGCGTCGACGGCAAGCTGCCCAACATCCTGCGCCTGCAACTGGAAGAGTTCAGCCAGATCTTCGACAGCCCCAGCCAGAGCAGCGGCGTGGTCCGCCTGCGCGCCACCCTGGTCGAGAACACCCCCGAGGGCGACCGCCTGATCGCCCAGCGCCTGGTGCTGGCGCGCCAGCCCGCGCCCACGGCCGATGCCGCTGGCGGCGCCAAGGCGCTGGTGGCGGCCACGGACGATGCGGCCCAGCAGATCAGCGACTGGCTGGCGCAAGCCGCCACGCCCTAG